Proteins encoded together in one Flavobacteriales bacterium window:
- the kdsA gene encoding 3-deoxy-8-phosphooctulonate synthase: MTRIVNVGNIACGSDQLFLISGPCVIETEDVMLRTAEKLKEVSERLKVPIIFKSSFTKDNRSSVDFYQGPGLEEGLKVLARIKKDFGFPILTDIHYPSQAKPAAEVVDVIQIPAYLVMQTTLVTEAAKTGAAINLKHAQFLAPENMINPAKKCESVGNSRIILTERGYTFGYNDLVVDPRAFYHMRRTGYPLVFDITHSIRKYGIPSADPRGGNRDVMPTIARAGVAAGVDGVFIETHPDPSTAKCDAASQLCVYDLEEFIKPLLDLHAVEVKHRQLAAETQSR; this comes from the coding sequence ATGACCCGGATCGTCAACGTCGGCAACATCGCCTGCGGCTCCGACCAGCTCTTCCTCATCAGCGGTCCTTGCGTGATCGAGACCGAGGACGTGATGCTGCGAACCGCCGAGAAGCTCAAGGAGGTGAGCGAGCGGCTGAAGGTGCCCATCATCTTCAAGAGCAGCTTCACGAAGGACAACCGCAGCAGCGTCGATTTCTACCAAGGCCCCGGCCTGGAGGAAGGCTTGAAGGTGCTCGCCCGGATCAAGAAGGACTTCGGCTTCCCGATCCTCACGGACATCCACTACCCCAGCCAGGCCAAGCCCGCTGCGGAAGTGGTGGATGTGATCCAGATCCCTGCCTATCTGGTGATGCAGACCACCTTGGTGACCGAAGCCGCGAAGACCGGTGCCGCGATCAATCTGAAGCACGCGCAGTTCCTCGCGCCGGAGAACATGATCAACCCGGCGAAGAAGTGCGAGAGCGTCGGCAACAGCAGGATCATCCTCACCGAGCGCGGCTACACCTTCGGCTACAACGACCTGGTGGTGGACCCGCGCGCCTTCTACCACATGCGGAGGACGGGCTACCCGCTGGTCTTCGACATCACGCACAGCATCCGCAAGTACGGCATCCCCAGCGCCGATCCCCGCGGCGGCAACCGCGACGTAATGCCCACGATCGCCCGCGCCGGTGTGGCCGCAGGGGTGGATGGCGTCTTCATCGAGACCCACCCGGACCCGAGCACCGCCAAGTGCGACGCTGCCAGCCAGCTCTGCGTGTACGACCTGGAGGAATTCATCAAGCCCCTGCTCGATCTCCACGCCGTGGAGGTGAAGCACCGGCAGTTAGCCGCAGAGACGCAGAGTCGCTGA
- a CDS encoding T9SS type A sorting domain-containing protein — protein MRNAIVNPVYQLALLPPTVRSMALGIGLSLGAAQVLGQCDSGYSVSPSSGSYSASAGSGSFTVSVPTGCTFVVFPNNCFQWIEIQPGTGNTVTFIRSANTSCSSRSCTISITNGNWEDVESFPITQAGIGSIPQPGAISGLATMCGPEPSTYSISPVSGATSYTWSFTGLGSLPGSGTSIDFTPPGSGTLSVVANNSCGSSSPRTLAIAVLDTPATPGPITSAPLLCAGATTTFTIAAVPDASSYAWTLNGSTLLAGATTSVTFGLTTNGTLTVTASNACGTSAASVLDFEVLPAPLAPGSITGDTVLCLNGMAEYSIDPVPGASSYQWTLPADWSGASDSTSIGVGIVNTGGMITVAAITACGVGPTSSLQIGLASATLSPGPISGPASICPVVGTATYSVAPVSGAIAYLWTLPAAWSGSSGTETIVATTNGSGGTVSVRIFDGCVNSDPQSLPVSTTSGAPAIPSAISGNAVSCAGSTQVFSVTDDPLASGYNWTLPHPSWSGTSSTSSITLTVGSSSGQLRVVAMNDCGNSPQRVLSVGTMNPPTLLAPNGDVDPCIFTSETYSTNSVSGYVYQWQITGANLSTITTLISSLPVTWIQSGQQSISVMASNSCGFGSPAVLGVYVQECTSVPEEHSAPVWSVYPNPCGDVITVRGPTSTIPLLSFDILDLQGRMVTGPWVRAVHPQSPIDILHLAPGTYLLRIADHLSSRMIKFQKL, from the coding sequence ATGCGAAACGCGATCGTGAACCCGGTCTACCAACTTGCGCTGCTTCCACCGACCGTGCGGAGCATGGCGCTCGGCATAGGCTTGAGCCTCGGCGCCGCGCAGGTCCTTGGGCAGTGCGATTCGGGGTACTCGGTCTCTCCTAGTTCCGGCTCGTACTCCGCTTCTGCAGGGAGCGGATCTTTCACGGTAAGCGTTCCTACTGGATGCACCTTCGTGGTGTTCCCGAACAATTGCTTCCAGTGGATCGAGATCCAGCCAGGCACAGGCAACACGGTAACATTCATCCGATCCGCGAATACCTCGTGCTCCAGCCGGAGCTGCACGATCAGCATCACGAACGGGAACTGGGAAGATGTAGAGAGCTTCCCCATAACGCAGGCTGGAATCGGCTCCATCCCGCAGCCCGGCGCAATCTCGGGCCTTGCTACAATGTGCGGCCCCGAGCCTAGCACTTACAGCATTTCTCCAGTATCGGGGGCCACGAGCTATACATGGTCCTTCACCGGCCTGGGCAGCCTGCCCGGCAGCGGCACTTCAATCGACTTCACACCTCCCGGCAGCGGCACCTTGAGCGTTGTGGCCAATAATAGCTGTGGAAGTAGCAGTCCGCGTACGCTTGCCATCGCTGTACTTGACACACCTGCCACGCCAGGACCGATCACTTCTGCTCCTTTGCTTTGCGCGGGAGCTACCACCACGTTCACGATTGCTGCGGTGCCCGATGCCAGTTCGTACGCCTGGACCTTGAATGGAAGCACCCTCTTGGCAGGTGCGACCACATCGGTAACCTTCGGGCTCACCACCAATGGGACACTAACGGTCACAGCCAGTAACGCCTGCGGCACGAGCGCTGCCTCGGTGCTAGACTTTGAGGTCCTTCCGGCTCCGCTTGCTCCTGGATCGATCACCGGAGATACCGTGCTCTGCCTGAATGGTATGGCCGAATATTCCATCGACCCCGTCCCTGGAGCCTCCAGCTACCAATGGACCCTGCCTGCGGATTGGTCTGGCGCTTCTGATTCCACATCAATCGGCGTCGGCATCGTGAACACCGGGGGAATGATCACGGTTGCAGCGATTACCGCCTGCGGTGTTGGGCCGACATCATCACTTCAGATTGGGCTAGCCAGTGCAACACTTTCACCCGGGCCAATATCCGGCCCTGCGAGTATCTGCCCTGTGGTCGGCACTGCAACGTATTCCGTAGCCCCGGTTAGTGGTGCAATCGCCTACCTCTGGACCCTTCCGGCAGCTTGGTCCGGCAGCAGCGGTACCGAAACGATTGTCGCAACAACCAATGGCAGCGGAGGCACTGTTAGTGTTCGGATATTCGATGGATGCGTGAATAGTGACCCACAATCGCTTCCTGTTTCGACAACGAGCGGCGCGCCAGCTATACCATCGGCGATTTCGGGGAACGCGGTCTCTTGCGCCGGGTCCACCCAGGTCTTCTCCGTGACGGATGATCCGTTGGCTTCAGGGTACAACTGGACCCTGCCTCATCCATCATGGTCCGGCACATCAAGCACCTCCTCCATCACGCTTACGGTAGGCAGTTCGTCCGGCCAGCTTCGCGTCGTTGCTATGAACGATTGCGGAAACAGTCCGCAACGGGTGCTCTCGGTAGGCACGATGAATCCCCCAACCTTGCTTGCGCCCAATGGAGACGTGGATCCGTGCATCTTCACCTCTGAAACCTATTCAACGAATTCGGTCTCTGGTTACGTCTATCAATGGCAGATAACGGGAGCCAACCTCTCAACCATCACAACGCTGATTAGCTCGCTGCCTGTAACGTGGATTCAGAGCGGCCAACAGTCCATCTCTGTCATGGCATCGAATTCTTGCGGGTTCGGCTCCCCAGCGGTGCTCGGAGTTTATGTGCAAGAATGCACTTCCGTGCCAGAAGAGCACTCTGCACCCGTCTGGTCAGTCTATCCCAACCCCTGCGGCGATGTAATCACGGTGAGAGGCCCGACCTCGACCATTCCGCTCTTGAGTTTCGATATTCTTGATCTCCAGGGTCGAATGGTCACGGGCCCATGGGTACGAGCTGTGCATCCGCAGAGCCCCATTGATATCCTTCACTTGGCCCCTGGCACGTATCTATTGAGGATTGCAGACCATTTAAGCTCGCGGATGATCAAATTCCAGAAGCTATGA
- a CDS encoding fumarylacetoacetate hydrolase family protein — protein sequence MKLICIGRNYGEHAKELGNSVPDEPVIFLKPESALIPQGGPIRLPSFSNDVHHEIELVFAITRRGGRAVADRVTIGLDLTARDLQQELKTKGLPWEKAKAFDGSAYVADSFTAVESFPAGHHIEFLLKKNGQVVQSGHSSQMIFDVNTLITYVEKYMRIEDGDLLFTGTPAGVGPLMVGDHLKGYMQGELLLNLIVSAPAH from the coding sequence ATGAAACTCATCTGCATAGGCCGCAACTATGGTGAGCATGCCAAGGAGCTCGGCAATTCCGTGCCCGATGAGCCGGTGATCTTCCTCAAGCCGGAGAGCGCGCTGATCCCGCAGGGCGGCCCGATCAGGCTGCCATCCTTCAGCAACGATGTGCATCACGAGATCGAATTGGTCTTCGCCATCACGCGGCGCGGCGGGAGAGCTGTCGCCGACCGTGTGACCATCGGCCTCGACCTCACCGCACGCGACCTGCAGCAGGAGCTGAAAACGAAAGGGCTCCCGTGGGAGAAAGCGAAGGCTTTCGATGGCTCGGCATACGTAGCGGATTCCTTCACAGCGGTTGAGTCGTTCCCTGCCGGCCACCATATCGAGTTCCTGCTGAAGAAGAACGGGCAGGTGGTTCAGAGCGGCCACAGCAGCCAGATGATCTTCGATGTGAACACGCTGATCACGTACGTGGAGAAGTACATGCGCATCGAGGACGGCGACCTGCTCTTCACCGGCACCCCTGCGGGGGTTGGGCCGCTCATGGTCGGGGACCATCTCAAGGGCTACATGCAAGGGGAACTGCTCCTGAACCTCATTGTATCAGCGCCTGCTCACTGA
- a CDS encoding 3'-5' exonuclease, which yields MPLQLERPLAFFDLETTGTRIGKDRIVQVGIVRLMPDGARTSYQTLVNPQMPIPAEATAVHGITDLDVALAPTLDAVAKEILKELEGCDLAGFNVLRFDVPFLAEELYRVGAEWDHASLRIVDVQRIYHQMEPRNLSAALKFYCGREHEGAHDALADVEATADVLLAQLERYPDKLQGTTDFLGELSGDRKRSPDAAGKLKFDDNGSICLTFGKYNGWTLENIGRNDPGYLQWLMTKAELPGSTLAVMRNALADLNA from the coding sequence ATGCCGCTTCAACTCGAACGCCCCCTTGCCTTCTTCGATCTGGAGACCACCGGTACACGCATCGGAAAGGACCGGATCGTCCAGGTGGGCATTGTGCGCCTGATGCCTGACGGCGCGCGCACGAGCTACCAGACCCTCGTGAACCCGCAGATGCCGATCCCTGCCGAAGCCACCGCCGTGCACGGCATCACCGACCTCGATGTGGCACTGGCACCGACGCTGGACGCCGTAGCGAAGGAGATCCTCAAGGAACTCGAAGGATGCGACCTCGCCGGCTTCAACGTCCTCCGCTTCGATGTGCCCTTCCTCGCTGAAGAGCTGTACCGTGTCGGAGCGGAATGGGATCACGCGAGCCTGCGCATCGTGGATGTGCAGCGCATCTATCACCAGATGGAGCCGCGCAACCTGAGCGCTGCGCTCAAATTCTACTGCGGCCGTGAGCACGAAGGCGCGCATGATGCGTTGGCCGACGTGGAGGCCACCGCCGATGTGCTGCTTGCGCAGTTGGAGCGCTACCCGGACAAGCTGCAAGGCACCACGGACTTCCTCGGTGAGCTCAGCGGCGATCGCAAGCGCAGCCCCGATGCCGCAGGCAAGCTCAAGTTCGATGACAACGGGAGCATCTGCCTCACCTTCGGCAAGTACAACGGCTGGACCTTGGAGAACATCGGCCGCAACGATCCCGGTTACCTTCAATGGCTGATGACCAAGGCCGAACTGCCAGGCAGCACCTTGGCCGTGATGCGCAACGCACTTGCTGATCTGAATGCCTGA
- a CDS encoding PD40 domain-containing protein, with protein sequence MIPRYRSLLAAAFSVLSTVSMAQGGNTTFNWKFEEASKLMEEKLYNQAAEIWKELVTEQPDNANLNYRLGLSYFSSFNQKAKALPYLEKASTLRKGGNYGGFNTAGYDPFDPRETNAPVEVDYYLGRAYHLNENFDKADLFYQKFLDGVDARHAIRPLAVRGKEQTANARELRKNPLGYQVSNVGPVVNNDHPDFSPVLSVDGNALFYTSRRVRPDSSNKSVLDPIAGMPYENIYVSYKDREGNWQTPELLNINPSGAGHLASVNVAADGQTLYIYRDDGGDGNIYESKLVGEVWTDPVLMSSDINTRSWETHGALTADGNTFYFISNRPGGQGGRDIYRVVRLPNGQWSKAQNVGNVVNTAYDEDGVFIHPNGRTMYFSSIGHNSMGGFDIFQTEQQDDGTWTPPVNLGYPLNTVDDDVFFITTADGRRGYFSSDQIGGFGEKDIYFVDLPSEMESEGLAVLKGYIIPAPGEELPPSTILYVTDKTTGEVKTYKPRQRDGVYVAILPPCREYNLDYRVNDKTVHTEDIFVECESSYQEINKEIYLAPVSLGGPASIVDLPKGSPPGKKEKGEPVKPKEGIADGTEMIKDPVTGKERPKTDAEKEKEKTGKHVAPDASYADEFAKYYAYNVKDIDQSEARWVQFIDVVVKLIAEKGEARIVIDGSASKVPTKTFGTNENLSKQRMEDARKRLVEAVQARGSDPNKLMLEAVNHLVQGPRYQGDYQNTEKYGKFQFVKLKAR encoded by the coding sequence ATGATCCCACGCTACCGCAGTCTTCTCGCCGCCGCATTCTCCGTGCTCTCAACGGTGTCAATGGCCCAAGGAGGCAATACCACTTTCAACTGGAAGTTCGAGGAGGCCTCGAAGCTGATGGAGGAGAAGCTCTATAACCAGGCCGCAGAGATCTGGAAGGAGCTTGTGACCGAGCAGCCGGATAATGCCAACCTGAATTATCGGCTGGGCCTGAGCTATTTCAGCTCCTTCAACCAGAAGGCGAAGGCGCTTCCATACCTGGAGAAGGCATCCACGCTGCGCAAGGGAGGGAACTATGGCGGCTTCAACACCGCTGGCTACGACCCCTTCGACCCTCGCGAGACCAACGCTCCAGTGGAAGTGGACTACTACCTGGGCAGGGCCTACCACCTCAATGAGAACTTCGACAAGGCTGATCTCTTCTACCAGAAGTTCCTCGACGGCGTCGATGCGCGCCATGCCATCCGCCCGCTGGCCGTGCGTGGCAAGGAACAGACCGCGAACGCCCGCGAACTGCGCAAGAATCCGCTGGGGTACCAGGTGAGCAATGTGGGCCCCGTGGTCAACAACGACCATCCCGATTTCAGCCCTGTGCTTTCCGTCGATGGCAACGCCCTGTTCTACACCTCTCGGCGGGTGCGCCCCGATAGCTCGAACAAGAGCGTGCTGGATCCCATCGCGGGCATGCCCTATGAGAACATCTACGTGAGCTACAAGGACCGCGAAGGCAACTGGCAGACCCCGGAACTCCTCAACATCAACCCCAGCGGCGCAGGTCACCTGGCCAGCGTGAACGTGGCCGCCGATGGACAGACGCTCTACATCTACCGCGATGATGGCGGTGATGGCAATATCTACGAGAGCAAGCTGGTCGGTGAGGTGTGGACGGACCCCGTCCTCATGAGCAGCGACATCAACACGCGCTCTTGGGAAACGCATGGCGCCCTTACGGCCGATGGCAACACCTTCTATTTCATCAGCAATCGTCCGGGCGGGCAAGGCGGCCGCGACATCTATCGCGTGGTGCGCCTGCCGAATGGCCAATGGAGCAAGGCCCAGAACGTGGGCAACGTGGTGAACACCGCCTACGACGAAGACGGCGTGTTCATCCATCCCAACGGCCGCACCATGTACTTCAGCAGCATCGGCCACAACAGCATGGGGGGCTTCGACATCTTCCAGACCGAACAGCAGGACGACGGCACCTGGACCCCGCCGGTGAACCTGGGCTACCCGCTGAACACCGTCGATGACGATGTCTTCTTCATCACCACCGCTGACGGTCGCCGCGGCTACTTCAGCAGCGACCAGATCGGCGGATTCGGCGAGAAGGACATCTACTTCGTGGACCTGCCTAGCGAGATGGAATCCGAAGGGTTGGCCGTGCTCAAGGGGTACATCATCCCGGCACCCGGCGAGGAATTGCCTCCGAGCACCATCCTCTACGTGACCGACAAGACCACTGGCGAGGTGAAGACCTATAAGCCGCGCCAGCGCGATGGCGTATACGTGGCGATCCTCCCGCCCTGCCGCGAATACAACCTCGATTACCGCGTGAACGACAAGACGGTGCACACGGAGGACATCTTCGTGGAGTGCGAGAGCTCCTATCAGGAGATCAACAAGGAGATCTACCTCGCTCCGGTCTCCCTTGGCGGTCCTGCCAGCATCGTGGACCTGCCGAAGGGATCGCCTCCCGGCAAGAAGGAGAAGGGCGAACCCGTCAAGCCGAAAGAGGGCATTGCTGATGGCACGGAGATGATCAAGGATCCGGTAACCGGCAAGGAACGTCCGAAGACCGACGCCGAGAAGGAGAAGGAGAAGACCGGCAAGCATGTGGCGCCCGATGCCAGCTATGCGGATGAATTCGCCAAGTACTACGCGTACAACGTGAAGGACATCGACCAGAGCGAAGCGCGCTGGGTGCAGTTCATCGATGTGGTGGTGAAGCTGATCGCCGAGAAAGGCGAGGCCCGCATCGTGATCGATGGCAGTGCCTCGAAAGTGCCCACCAAGACCTTCGGCACCAACGAGAACCTGAGCAAGCAGCGCATGGAAGATGCCCGCAAGCGACTGGTAGAGGCTGTCCAGGCCCGCGGCAGCGACCCGAACAAGCTCATGCTCGAAGCCGTGAACCACCTCGTACAGGGACCTCGCTACCAGGGCGATTACCAGAACACGGAGAAATACGGCAAGTTCCAATTCGTGAAGCTCAAGGCACGCTAG
- a CDS encoding 2-oxo acid dehydrogenase subunit E2, whose amino-acid sequence MSQIEILLPKMGESVAEATITKWLKKPGDAVAADEPIVEIATDKVDSEVPAPEAGILSEQLVKEGDVVKVGQPIARIGAAAGASVPAAAPAAPAPAAAKPAPVAKAGAASNGHAAPAPVEGSGPVARTGPSGKFYSPLVRNIAQSEGVSMAELESIAGSGEGGRVTKKDILDYLPARGGAAVPAPIAAAPKAPAVPTAAAATPPPPAITAAAGDELIEMDRMRRLIADHMVMSKRTSPHVTSFVEADVTNLVLWREKVKKAFEQREGEKLTFTPVFIMAIVQAIKEMPMVNVQVDGYTIIRKKDINIGMAAALPTGNLIVPVIRNADQLNLVGLAKRVNDLANRARAGKLLPDEVAGGTYTVTNVGTFGNVLGTPVINQPQVAIMATGAIRKKPAVIETPTGDMIGIRHQMFLSHSYDHRVVDGALGGRFVRRVADILEAWSVDQPW is encoded by the coding sequence ATGTCCCAGATCGAGATCCTGCTGCCCAAGATGGGCGAGAGCGTCGCCGAGGCCACCATCACCAAATGGCTGAAGAAGCCCGGCGATGCCGTTGCCGCCGACGAACCGATCGTGGAGATCGCCACCGACAAGGTGGACAGCGAAGTGCCTGCGCCCGAGGCCGGCATCCTGAGCGAGCAGCTGGTGAAGGAAGGCGATGTGGTGAAGGTGGGCCAGCCCATTGCACGCATCGGCGCGGCAGCGGGTGCAAGCGTTCCCGCTGCCGCTCCTGCTGCACCGGCGCCTGCAGCAGCGAAACCGGCGCCCGTGGCCAAGGCAGGTGCAGCGAGCAACGGGCACGCGGCCCCCGCTCCGGTGGAGGGTTCTGGCCCGGTGGCACGTACGGGTCCGAGCGGCAAGTTCTATAGCCCTTTGGTCCGCAACATCGCGCAGAGCGAAGGCGTGTCCATGGCCGAACTGGAATCCATCGCTGGATCCGGCGAGGGTGGCCGCGTCACGAAGAAGGACATTCTCGATTACCTGCCTGCCCGTGGCGGAGCAGCCGTGCCCGCTCCCATCGCCGCAGCGCCGAAAGCTCCTGCCGTCCCAACCGCTGCCGCAGCAACTCCGCCCCCCCCTGCAATCACCGCCGCCGCAGGTGATGAACTCATCGAGATGGACCGCATGCGCCGCTTGATCGCCGACCACATGGTGATGAGCAAGCGGACCAGTCCGCACGTCACCAGCTTCGTGGAGGCCGACGTCACCAACCTGGTGCTCTGGCGCGAGAAGGTGAAGAAGGCCTTTGAGCAGCGCGAGGGCGAGAAGCTCACCTTCACCCCGGTCTTCATCATGGCCATCGTGCAGGCCATCAAGGAGATGCCCATGGTGAACGTTCAGGTCGACGGATACACCATCATCCGCAAGAAGGACATCAACATCGGCATGGCGGCGGCACTCCCAACGGGCAACCTGATCGTGCCGGTGATCAGGAACGCCGACCAGCTGAACCTGGTAGGCCTTGCCAAGCGGGTGAATGACCTGGCCAACCGGGCGCGTGCCGGCAAACTGCTCCCCGATGAGGTGGCCGGAGGCACCTACACCGTGACGAACGTGGGCACCTTCGGGAATGTGCTCGGCACCCCGGTCATCAACCAACCCCAAGTTGCGATCATGGCCACCGGGGCCATCCGCAAGAAGCCAGCGGTGATCGAGACCCCGACCGGCGATATGATCGGCATCCGCCACCAGATGTTCCTGAGCCATAGCTATGACCATCGCGTGGTGGATGGCGCTTTGGGAGGCCGCTTCGTTCGACGCGTTGCGGACATCCTGGAGGCCTGGTCCGTCGATCAGCCATGGTGA
- a CDS encoding glycosyltransferase — MKLSVIIVNYNVRAYLEQCLRTVFKALEGINGEVFVVDNQSTDGSVEMVREKFPLVRLIANAENVGFSRANNQAIRASIGEHVLLLNPDTVVGEDVFRKVLAFLDAHPKAGGLGVRMIDGTGHFLPESKRGLPTPAVAFYKIIGLTRLFPRSRVFGRYHLGHLPEHEAARIEILSGACMFLRRKTLDEVGLLDESFFMYGEDIDLSYRITLGGYENWYYPEARIIHYKGESTKKSSVNYVFVFYNAMAIFAQKHFTRRRTDVLGMLITGSIYLSAAGAIVMRFLRRALLPMTDALMGLAILFGWSLFVGKEGLFMQQLTDLALPFGLSLAVIGMVGGYDLPVRLINVLKATAAIFIGLLLWFRPFGASNFLEDIFQEFEWTIIGLWTGTALVAGLTSRLLLHLLRTKPYSLRTLDRKRVLAIGSPDERKHALALLWQTHFGLGRQKQLDPQDVLADDADQAIRKKIRKHGIDEVVFCAKDLSWARIIALIEGLRHAGVMVKIAQPGIEHIIGPNSVESLHDLDLMEPHAVNGDGARRSKRLFDVVMALALLVGWPVAAWFVADGSGLLSNAWNVLLGRRSWVGYRPGAERSLRLPQLRAGIIDPLPTVASPTAAMTLRANTAYAKDYSPINDLELLVNGFRKLGDQ; from the coding sequence ATGAAGCTCAGCGTCATCATCGTCAACTACAACGTGCGGGCGTACCTGGAGCAATGCCTGCGCACGGTGTTCAAGGCGCTGGAGGGCATCAACGGCGAGGTGTTCGTGGTGGACAACCAGAGCACCGACGGCAGCGTGGAGATGGTGCGCGAGAAATTCCCGCTGGTGAGGCTGATCGCGAATGCGGAGAACGTGGGCTTCAGCCGCGCGAACAACCAGGCCATCCGCGCCAGCATCGGTGAGCATGTCCTCTTGCTCAACCCCGACACGGTGGTGGGCGAGGACGTCTTCCGCAAAGTGCTCGCATTCCTCGATGCGCATCCGAAGGCGGGCGGCCTCGGCGTGCGCATGATCGATGGCACCGGCCACTTCCTGCCGGAGAGCAAGCGCGGGCTGCCGACGCCGGCCGTGGCCTTCTACAAGATCATCGGCCTCACGCGCCTGTTCCCTCGAAGCCGCGTCTTCGGCCGCTACCACCTCGGCCACCTGCCCGAGCATGAGGCCGCGCGCATCGAGATCCTCTCCGGTGCCTGCATGTTCCTGCGGCGCAAGACCCTCGACGAGGTGGGCCTGCTCGATGAGAGCTTCTTCATGTACGGAGAGGACATCGACCTCAGCTACCGCATCACCTTGGGCGGCTACGAGAACTGGTACTATCCGGAGGCGCGGATCATCCACTACAAGGGCGAGAGCACCAAGAAGAGCAGCGTGAACTACGTGTTCGTGTTCTACAACGCCATGGCGATCTTCGCCCAGAAGCACTTCACGCGCCGCCGCACCGACGTGCTGGGCATGCTCATCACCGGCAGCATCTACCTGAGTGCCGCCGGCGCCATCGTGATGCGCTTCCTGCGCCGTGCCTTGCTGCCCATGACCGACGCGCTGATGGGCCTGGCCATCCTCTTCGGCTGGTCGCTCTTCGTGGGCAAGGAGGGCCTGTTCATGCAGCAGCTCACGGACCTCGCGCTCCCCTTCGGGCTCTCTTTGGCGGTGATCGGCATGGTGGGCGGCTACGACCTGCCCGTGCGCCTGATCAACGTGCTCAAGGCGACTGCAGCGATCTTCATCGGGCTGCTGCTCTGGTTCCGGCCCTTCGGAGCGAGCAACTTCCTCGAGGATATCTTCCAGGAATTCGAGTGGACGATCATCGGCCTCTGGACCGGGACCGCGCTTGTGGCTGGCCTCACCTCGCGGCTCCTGCTGCATCTGCTCCGCACCAAACCATACAGCCTGCGCACCCTCGACCGGAAACGCGTGCTGGCCATCGGGAGCCCCGATGAGCGCAAGCACGCCCTTGCGCTGCTCTGGCAAACGCACTTCGGCCTGGGGCGCCAGAAGCAGCTTGATCCGCAGGATGTGCTGGCCGACGATGCCGACCAGGCCATCCGCAAGAAGATCCGCAAGCACGGGATCGATGAAGTGGTGTTCTGCGCGAAGGATCTTTCATGGGCGCGCATCATCGCGCTCATCGAGGGATTGCGGCACGCTGGCGTGATGGTCAAGATCGCGCAGCCCGGCATCGAGCACATAATCGGCCCCAACAGCGTGGAGAGCCTGCACGACCTGGACCTCATGGAGCCCCATGCGGTGAATGGTGATGGCGCCCGTCGTTCGAAACGCCTGTTCGATGTGGTGATGGCGCTGGCATTGCTGGTCGGATGGCCGGTGGCAGCCTGGTTCGTGGCTGATGGATCCGGCCTGCTGAGCAATGCATGGAACGTGCTCCTGGGCCGGCGCAGCTGGGTGGGCTATCGACCGGGTGCTGAACGAAGCCTGCGATTGCCCCAACTGCGCGCTGGAATCATCGACCCGCTGCCCACCGTGGCATCACCCACCGCTGCCATGACCTTAAGGGCCAACACCGCATACGCGAAGGACTACAGCCCGATCAACGACCTGGAATTGCTGGTGAACGGGTTCAGGAAGCTGGGCGATCAATAG
- the recR gene encoding recombination protein RecR, with product MPLSSALLDHAVDQLATLPGIGRRTAMRLALELLRREPQEVARFTEAIRRMREELRRCTVCCNISDEEQCAICRDPRRDSGLICVVEDIRDVIAIEATRQFNGLYHVLGGVISPMEGIGPDELNATELFDRVRQGSAASDEARVKEVVLALGGTLEGDTTAFYLNRRLNEMGVLVTTIARGISVGSNLDQADEATLGRSIVDRKPYEQLMKR from the coding sequence ATGCCTCTCTCCTCCGCCCTGCTCGACCACGCCGTTGACCAATTGGCCACCCTGCCCGGCATCGGCCGGCGCACGGCCATGCGGCTGGCCTTGGAGCTGCTGCGCCGCGAGCCGCAGGAGGTGGCGCGCTTCACCGAGGCCATCCGCCGCATGCGCGAGGAGCTGCGCCGCTGCACCGTGTGCTGCAATATCAGCGATGAGGAGCAATGCGCCATCTGCCGCGACCCGCGCCGCGACAGCGGACTGATCTGCGTGGTGGAGGACATCCGCGATGTGATCGCGATCGAGGCCACGCGGCAATTCAATGGCCTGTACCACGTTCTGGGCGGCGTGATCAGCCCCATGGAAGGCATCGGCCCCGACGAACTGAATGCTACGGAACTGTTCGATCGCGTGCGCCAGGGAAGCGCTGCATCGGACGAAGCGCGGGTGAAAGAGGTGGTGCTTGCGCTCGGCGGCACCCTGGAGGGCGATACCACGGCCTTCTACCTGAACCGCCGCTTGAACGAGATGGGCGTGCTGGTCACCACCATTGCGCGCGGCATCAGCGTGGGATCGAACCTGGATCAGGCCGATGAAGCCACCCTCGGCCGGAGCATCGTGGACCGGAAGCCTTACGAGCAATTGATGAAACGATGA